A window of the Vanessa cardui chromosome 12, ilVanCard2.1, whole genome shotgun sequence genome harbors these coding sequences:
- the LOC124534146 gene encoding uncharacterized protein LOC124534146: MPRKRKSDLGRRSSRARAKRIARSQESEEHTQTRLTLDAERHASQRAAETEEQSQARRILDAQHHIAQRAAETLVQSQARRRLDADRHAALRDAETSEQSQARRRLDADRHAALRDAETSEQSQARRRLDADRHAALRDAENLKQRQARRGLDAERHASQRAAETLEQTQLRRVLDADRHASLFAVESQEESQRRRLINAERLLQRRRAFTHNTWNSFHEAAFDYDPSIDYINHRLILIGRMDKKCTYCEALKWKEETPGMCCSGGKISLPSLGEPEEPLKSLLLYDSNESRSFLNKIRKYNCCFQMTSFGVDNEVVMPGFSTTFTIQGQIYHRIGSLLPTNEQPKFLQIYFMGDENSEVDRRCQTIQGVERDIVLKIQRMLHEHNSLINTFKTALERMPGEEYKLVMHPDRTPSGEHERRYNAPLINEVAAVISGEQFASRDIILHTRNDTLTRVPDTHKFYDALQYPLIFSKGQEGYYFQIPQVSSVTGLPLPNKKISCMDFYAYRIMIRENDFNIVSRCRQLANQFYVDMYVKVESERLRYISLNQTKLRAENYIHLQDAVANDGNVNPNNFGKMVILPSSFVNSPRYLHEYTQDAFAYVRTYGRPDLFITFTCNPKWPEIADELLPGQSAIDRHDIVARVFRLKVKKLMTVINKGKIFGEVLCFMYSIEWQKRGLPHVHILLWLKEKLRPDQIDNIINAEIPDPNNDQSLHDIIVTNMIHGPCGPENPQCSCMKEGRCTKKYPRKLIKETVHNDNGYPLYRRRAPADGGLTASIKLRNGSYVTVDNGWVVPYTPILSKMFNAHINVEACSSVRAIKYICKYINKGSDQAIFNFRNTEAANPIDEVRTFQSGRYISSNESVWRLLGFPLHERHPTVTHLNVHLENGERVYFTENNFQERLSSPPKTTLTAFFDLCSKDEFARTLLYVEVPRYYTWNTARREWKRRIQGVPVPNWPGVKSGDALGRVYTVHVSNMECFCLRMLLHHVRGPTSFKDLKMLNNRELSNFREACEERGLLENDNHWDITLEEAVQCKSAPKVRELFAILIATCALSNPQELWEKYKNDMADDILHRLQEHDQNASYNDLIYNDALTKVEDQVMTITGKDLSDFGMSRPHRIGEVSSDLMRELDYDTDLLMQQIAEALPLLNSEQKIIFDTIIEKVSSGRGGLFFLDAPGGTGKTYILNLLLAQIRKDKGVAVAVASSGIAATLLSGGRTAHSVLKLPLNLAHEEMPVCNISKSSERGRMLQQCKLLVWDECTMSHKRAIEALDRSMRDIKGSQDIMGGMVVLLAGDFRQTLPVITRGTPADEINTCLKASALWVHVKKYCLTTNMRVQLHQDSQAGHYAATLLKIGEDRMPTDSNDMITLSREFCQIVDSSTDLLNNVYPDLLTNMANVEWLCERAILAPTNEIVNKINEQIMLNVQGNVVEYLSVDNIMDTEQVTSYPIEFLNSLELSGVPSHKLMLKVGVPVLLMRNLDAPRLCNGTRLQITHLGRNIIQATIMTGIAKGQNVLIPRIPIIPTDLPFQFKRVQFPLKAAFAITINKAQGQTLKVAGVHLEKRCFSHGQLYVACSRVSNPENLYVLAKDSKTKNVVYKNVLT, encoded by the coding sequence atGCCTAGAAAACGCAAATCTGATCTAGGGCGAAGATCTAGCAGAGCTCGCGCTAAGAGAATCGCTAGAAGCCAAGAGTCTGAAGAGCACACTCAAACCCGTTTGACTTTAGATGCCGAGCGTCATGCATCGCAAAGAGCTGCTGAGACTGAAGAGCAAAGCCAAGCGCGGCGGATTTTAGATGCTCAACATCACATAGCTCAAAGAGCTGCTGAAACCTTGGTTCAAAGTCAAGCACGGCGACGATTAGATGCTGATCGTCACGCGGCTCTGAGAGATGCTGAGACCTCAGAACAAAGTCAAGCACGGCGACGATTAGATGCTGATCGTCACGCGGCTCTGAGAGATGCTGAGACCTCAGAACAAAGTCAAGCACGGCGACGATTAGATGCTGATCGTCACGCGGCTCTGAGAGATGCTGAGAATTTAAAACAAAGGCAAGCACGGCGAGGATTAGATGCCGAACGTCACGCATCTCAAAGGGCTGCTGAAACATTAGAACAAACACAGTTACGAAGGGTTTTAGATGCTGATCGTCATGCTTCATTATTTGCTGTAGAGTCCCAAGAAGAATCGCAAAGACGACGTCTTATAAATGCTGAAAGGCTGTTGCAAAGGAGAAGAGCATTTACACACAATACATGGAATTCATTTCATGAGGCTGCTTTTGATTATGACCCTTCGATCGATTATATTAATCATCGATTAATTCTTATAGGACGGATGGATAAAAAGTGTACATACTGCGAAGCATTGAAATGGAAAGAGGAAACTCCGGGTATGTGTTGTTCTGGTGGCAAAATATCACTTCCATCCCTTGGTGAGCCAGAGGAACCTCTAAAATCTTTACTTTTGTACGACAGTAACGAATCACGctcttttttaaacaaaataaggaAATACAATTGCTGTTTTCAAATGACGTCATTTGGAGTAGATAACGAAGTTGTTATGCCCGGATTTTCCACTACGTTTACAATCCAAGGACAGATCTATCATAGGATTGGTTCTTTGCTGCCAACAAACGAACAGCCAAAATTTTTGCAAATTTACTTCATGGGAGACGAAAACAGCGAAGTTGATCGTAGGTGTCAAACTATTCAAGGAGTTGAAAGagatatcgttttaaaaattcaaagaatGTTGCATGAGCATAACAGCCTCATTAATACTTTCAAAACTGCGTTGGAAAGAATGCCGGGAGAAGAATACAAGTTGGTCATGCACCCTGACCGTACACCGAGTGGAGAACATGAAAGACGGTATAATGCACCCTTAATCAATGAAGTCGCAGCCGTGATATCTGGCGAACAGTTTGCTTCCCgtgatattattttacacaCCCGCAATGATACATTAACCAGAGTACCCGACACACACAAATTTTACGACGCGCTGCAATATCCGCTTATATTCAGCAAGGGGCAGGAGGGGTATTACTTTCAAATACCTCAAGTCAGTTCTGTGACAGGCTTGCCCTtacccaataaaaaaatatcttgcatggatttttatgcgtatcgtatcaTGATTCgagaaaatgattttaatatagtatCACGATGCAGACAACTGGCTAATCAGTTTTATGTTGACATGTACGTAAAAGTTGAAAGCGAAAGATTACGTTACATATCATTAAATCAAACCAAATTAAGAGCGGAGAACTACATTCATCTTCAAGATGCTGTGGCAAATGACGGTAATGTTAATCCTAATAATTTTggtaaaatggttattttaccGTCTTCATTTGTAAATAGCCCCAGGTACTTGCACGAATACACTCAAGATGCTTTTGCTTATGTACGTACGTATGGTCGCCCtgatttatttatcactttcaCCTGTAATCCCAAATGGCCTGAAATAGCTGATGAGTTGCTGCCGGGACAAAGTGCGATAGACAGACATGATATAGTTGCGAGAGTTTTTAGACTAAAAGTTAAAAAGCTAATGACTGTAATTAACAAAGGAAAAATATTCGGTGAagtattatgttttatgtactCGATAGAATGGCAAAAACGCGGACTACCACACGTGCATATTTTATTGTGGTTAAAAGAGAAGTTGAGGCCTGAtcaaatagataatataataaacgctGAAATACCGGATCCCAATAATGACCAATCACTGCATGatataattgttacaaatatgATCCATGGTCCTTGCGGACCTGAAAATCCCCAATGCTCTTGCATGAAGGAAGGCagatgtacaaaaaaatatcctcGCAAGCTTATTAAAGAAACTGTCCACAATGATAACGGATATCCACTGTATCGTAGAAGGGCGCCAGCAGACGGAGGTCTCACAGCATCTATAAAACTCAGAAATGGTAGTTATGTTACTGTAGATAACGGTTGGGTGGTTCCTTATACCCCTATATTGTCAAAAATGTTTAACGCTCACATAAATGTCGAAGCTTGCAGTTCAGTCCGcgctattaaatatatatgcaagtatattaataaaggtAGCGACcaagctatttttaatttcaggaaTACGGAGGCCGCTAATCCGATCGACGAAGTACGTACATTTCAGTCTGGGCGTTATATCAGTAGCAACGAATCTGTGTGGCGGCTCTTAGGATTTCCATTACACGAGAGGCACCCAACCGTCACACACCTCAACGTGCACCTAGAAAATGGTGAACGTGTCTACTTCactgaaaataattttcaagaaaGATTATCTTCACCTCCGAAAACGACACTTACTGCTTTTTTTGACCTCTGTTCCAAAGACGAATTTGCCCGAACTCTTCTCTACGTTGAGGTACCAAGATATTATACTTGGAACACTGCAAGAAGAGAATGGAAACGACGAATTCAGGGGGTACCTGTTCCAAATTGGCCTGGTGTCAAGTCTGGAGATGCGTTAGGTCGAGTATACACTGTCCATGTTAGTAATatggaatgtttttgtttaagaaTGCTTTTACACCATGTGCGTGGGCCTACCTCCTTCAAAGATCTTAAAATGCTCAATAATCGAGAACTTTCGAATTTTCGAGAGGCATGTGAGGAAAGAGGACTATTGGAAAATGACAATCATTGGGATATAACTTTAGAAGAGGCTGTACAATGCAAATCTGCGCCCAAGGTGAGAGAGCTTTTTGCTATATTAATAGCGACATGTGCACTTTCAAATCCTCAAGAATTgtgggaaaaatataaaaatgatatggcAGATGATATTTTACACAGACTGCAAGAACATGATCAAAATGCTTCatacaatgatttaatttacaatGACGCCTTAACAAAAGTTGAAGATCAAGTGATGACAATTACTGGAAAAGATTTATCTGATTTTGGCATGAGCAGACCACACAGAATTGGGGAAGTTAGTAGCGATTTAATGCGAGAACTAGATTACGATACCGATTTATTAATGCAACAAATAGCAGAAGCCCTTCCACTTTTAAATTCTgagcaaaaaataatttttgacacaataattgaaaaagtttcCAGTGGCCGAGGTGGTTTGTTCTTTTTGGATGCTCCAGGAGGTACAGGCAAaacctatattttaaatttattattagctcAAATCCGGAAAGATAAAGGAGTTGCTGTTGCAGTTGCTTCTTCTGGAATCGCTGCTACACTACTTAGCGGGGGACGAACAGCGCACTCAGTTCTAAAGTTACCATTGAACTTAGCTCATGAGGAAATGCCGGTATGCAACATTAGTAAAAGCAGTGAGCGCGGAAGAATGTTACAGCAGTGTAAGTTGTTGGTTTGGGATGAATGTACGATGTCCCACAAAAGGGCCATTGAAGCACTAGATCGCTCAATGAGGGATATCAAAGGCAGCCAGGATATCATGGGAGGGATGGTGGTACTTTTAGCCGGTGACTTTAGACAGACCCTTCCGGTGATTACTAGGGGTACGCCGGCAGATGAAATAAATACCTGTTTGAAAGCATCTGCATTATGGGTTCACGTGAAAAAGTATTGTCTCACCACGAATATGCGAGTACAACTTCACCAAGATTCTCAAGCCGGGCATTATGCAGCTACTCTTCTAAAAATCGGAGAAGATCGTATGCCAACTGACAGTAACGACATGATTACACTGAGTCGTGAGTTCTGTCAAATTGTCGATAGCTCAACTGACCTGTTAAATAATGTCTATCCGGACCTTCTGACAAATATGGCCAACGTAGAATGGCTATGTGAAAGGGCAATTTTGGCGCCGACTaatgaaatagttaataaaataaatgaacaaatcaTGTTAAACGTTCAGGGAAATGTTGTCGAATACCTCTCAGTGGACAATATTATGGACACTGAACAAGTTACATCATACCCTATAGAATTTCTCAACTCCTTAGAATTATCAGGAGTACCATCCCATAAGTTAATGCTAAAAGTTGGTGTTCCAGTCCTATTAATGAGGAATCTTGACGCTCCAAGGCTATGTAATGGTACTCGGCTACAAATAACACATCTGGGGCGCAACATTATACAAGCTACAATCATGACTGGAATTGCAAAAGGACAAAATGTCTTGATTCCCCGTATTCCGATCATTCCGACAGATTTGccatttcaatttaaaagagTACAGTTCCCTCTGAAAGCAGCATTTGCTATAACAATTAACAAAGCCCAAGGTCAGACGCTTAAAGTTGCAGGAGTTCATTTAGAAAAAAGATGTTTTTCTCATGGGCAACTCTATGTGGCATGCTCACGTGTATCAAATCCAGAAAATCTTTATGTTTTGGCAAAAGATAGCAAAACAAAAAACGTTGTTTATAAAAACGTACTTACTTAA